TCTTCCGGTGCCCTCCGCCGCCGACCTGATGGCCTGGGTCGGCCCGCCCCTGCCGCAGAGCTTCGAGGTGCGCCTCGGCCTCGACGGCGAGCGCCTCGTCGACGCCATGCGGCTCTACCGCGCGCACTACCTCGCCCACGGCGCCCTCGAGGGCGAGGTCTTCCCGGGCGTGCCCGACCTCATGGCGGCCGTGCACGCGGCCGGCATCCCCACCTCGACCGCGACCTCGAAGCCCGAGACCCCGGCCACGGCGATCCTGCGGGCGCACGGACTCGACCGCTACCTCGACGTCATCACCGGCGCCTCCGACGACGAGGTGCGCAACACCAAGGCCGACGTCGTCGAAGAGGCCCTGAAGCGCCTGCGGGCGCGCGGCGCCGACCTCTCGCGGCCCGTCCTGCTCGGCGACCGCCGCCACGACGTCGAGGGCGCGGCCGTGCACGGCGTGCCCACGATCCTGGTCGGCTGGGGCTACGGCGAGCCCGACGAACACGTCGGCGCGGTCGCCGTCGCGGCGGACGTCGACGAGGTGGCCGACCTGCTGGGCGTCTCCCTGCTGCGCGGCGCCGCGTGACCCGCGCCGCGGCCGCCGTGCGGTCGCCCGCCGCCTGGCTGCTCACCCTCGCGATCGTGCTGATCGCCCTCAACATGCGGGGGCCGATCGTGGCCCCGGCGCCCGTGCTCGACCAGATGAGCGCCGACCTCGGCCTCACGGCGGTCGTCGCCGGGCTGCTCACCAGCATCCCCGTGCTCTGCTTCGCCGTGGCGAGCCCGTTCGCCTCGGCCCTGATCGGCCGGATCGGCGCCGAGCGCGCCGTCACCCTCGGGCTCGCGGGCGTCCTGCTCGGCACCCTGCTGCGCACGGCCGGCGGCACGGTCTGGCTCTACGTCGGCAC
This genomic interval from Frigoribacterium sp. Leaf415 contains the following:
- a CDS encoding HAD hydrolase-like protein — encoded protein: MNLPYTAVLYDLDGTIADSAPAITASLAHTIGELGLPVPSAADLMAWVGPPLPQSFEVRLGLDGERLVDAMRLYRAHYLAHGALEGEVFPGVPDLMAAVHAAGIPTSTATSKPETPATAILRAHGLDRYLDVITGASDDEVRNTKADVVEEALKRLRARGADLSRPVLLGDRRHDVEGAAVHGVPTILVGWGYGEPDEHVGAVAVAADVDEVADLLGVSLLRGAA